One genomic region from Bradyrhizobium icense encodes:
- a CDS encoding ABC transporter ATP-binding protein, with the protein MQERVGQFAIRVRDLVVGFRRHIVIDHLTLDVQRGEILGLVGASGGGKSVLMRTIIGLIPRLGGEIEVMGSSIDHDRTTRSAAGRWGILFQQGALFSSLTVRQNIQFPLRENLVLSDALMDEIATAKLEMVGLKPEDGDKFPSELSGGMTKRVALARALALDPAIVFLDEPTSGLDPIAAGDFDALIRTLQKTLGLTVFMVTHDLASLNTVCDRVAALADGKIVAIGPMRELLQSEHSWVRAYFHGKRSQMLQPKAS; encoded by the coding sequence ATGCAGGAGCGCGTCGGACAGTTTGCGATTCGGGTGCGCGATCTCGTGGTCGGTTTCCGTCGCCATATCGTCATCGACCACCTTACGCTGGACGTGCAGCGGGGCGAGATCCTCGGCCTGGTCGGCGCCTCCGGCGGCGGCAAGTCGGTATTGATGCGAACCATCATCGGCCTGATCCCGCGGCTGGGCGGCGAGATCGAGGTAATGGGTTCGTCGATCGATCACGATCGCACCACGCGGAGCGCGGCCGGACGATGGGGCATCCTGTTCCAGCAGGGGGCGTTGTTCTCGTCGCTTACCGTGCGGCAGAACATCCAGTTTCCATTGCGCGAGAATCTGGTGCTGTCGGACGCCCTGATGGATGAGATCGCGACCGCCAAGCTCGAAATGGTCGGGCTCAAGCCGGAGGATGGCGACAAGTTTCCGTCCGAGCTCTCCGGCGGCATGACCAAGCGCGTGGCGCTGGCGCGCGCGCTCGCGCTCGATCCCGCAATCGTGTTTCTCGACGAGCCGACCTCGGGACTCGATCCGATCGCCGCCGGCGATTTCGATGCGCTGATCAGGACACTGCAGAAAACGCTGGGTTTGACGGTGTTCATGGTCACCCATGACCTCGCAAGCCTCAATACTGTCTGCGACCGTGTCGCGGCGCTAGCCGACGGCAAGATCGTCGCCATCGGGCCGATGCGCGAACTGCTCCAATCCGAGCATTCCTGGGTACGAGCCTATTTCCACGGCAAGCGTTCCCAAATGCTGCAACCAAAAGCGAGCTAA
- a CDS encoding Crp/Fnr family transcriptional regulator, whose product MIRTISPNRASFGRCSACTVRSLSICNALDQDDLAEFERIARHVHFAPNEALFTAGQIARSVHSLTAGVARLYKLLPDGRRQVIGFALPGDFLGAAPSHRYSFSADAIDSVTACRLSREAFTHFIEQRPHFLIRINEFAARELMLAQEQMLLLGRRTAEEKVASFLMGWRERLAQIGDERQTIALPMSRQDIADYLGLTIETVSRTLTRFEREKMLIIVAGGVRLLDPIRAAAMAAA is encoded by the coding sequence ATGATCCGAACCATCTCTCCGAATCGGGCAAGTTTCGGCCGCTGCTCGGCCTGTACCGTTCGGTCGCTCAGCATCTGCAACGCGCTTGACCAGGACGATCTTGCCGAGTTCGAGCGGATCGCCCGTCATGTTCATTTCGCTCCCAACGAGGCGCTGTTCACGGCGGGCCAGATCGCACGTTCGGTCCACAGTCTGACCGCGGGTGTCGCACGTCTATACAAGCTGTTGCCGGATGGGCGGCGGCAGGTGATCGGCTTTGCGCTGCCAGGCGATTTTCTCGGCGCGGCGCCGTCCCATCGCTACAGCTTCTCGGCGGATGCCATCGATTCCGTGACGGCGTGCCGCCTCTCCAGGGAGGCGTTCACGCACTTCATTGAACAGAGGCCGCACTTCCTGATTCGGATCAACGAGTTCGCGGCGCGGGAACTGATGCTGGCGCAGGAGCAGATGCTGCTGCTGGGCCGGCGGACCGCGGAGGAGAAGGTCGCGTCCTTCCTCATGGGTTGGCGGGAGCGTCTGGCTCAGATCGGCGATGAGCGACAAACCATTGCGCTGCCGATGAGCCGGCAGGATATCGCGGATTATCTGGGCCTGACGATCGAAACCGTGAGTCGGACACTGACCCGGTTCGAGCGCGAAAAGATGCTCATCATCGTCGCCGGCGGCGTCCGGTTGCTGGACCCGATCCGAGCTGCCGCCATGGCCGCGGCATGA
- a CDS encoding ABC-type transport auxiliary lipoprotein family protein: METRAPFVIVGAFVLAAIMAVFGFVYWLQNTGGLGPRSSYRVQFEGSVPGLLVGAAVLFNGIRVGEVTELGLAPGNPRGVNATISVASTTPVRADTKVGLEFQGLTGVPVIALEGGTQVAQSGEVPTLVAEPGAGQGMTQAARDALRKVDTVLSENSGALKDTITNLKVFSEGLARNTGKLDGIVAGLERMTGATAPPPKITYDLRALQSSGAASKVINVQWAIPEPTAVAMLETQRFLFSPAQEFPGFAEAMWADALPKLIQARLIESFENYDIAHAPLRMADVGQIEFQLLIDVRRFRIAIESGPVAEIGLSARIVDKNGKVVASRLFEENEKFATVTPPEAVTAFSAAFGRIANDMIAWTVQTY; encoded by the coding sequence ATGGAAACCCGCGCTCCCTTCGTCATTGTCGGCGCCTTCGTGCTGGCAGCCATCATGGCTGTATTCGGGTTCGTCTATTGGCTGCAAAACACCGGCGGGCTCGGCCCACGCTCCAGCTATCGCGTGCAGTTCGAGGGGTCGGTGCCCGGGCTCCTCGTCGGGGCGGCAGTGCTGTTCAATGGCATTCGGGTCGGCGAGGTGACGGAGCTTGGCCTCGCCCCCGGCAACCCGCGCGGTGTCAATGCGACCATCTCGGTCGCTTCGACGACGCCGGTGCGTGCCGACACCAAGGTTGGGCTGGAATTCCAGGGACTCACCGGCGTACCTGTGATCGCGCTTGAAGGCGGCACCCAGGTCGCCCAGAGCGGCGAGGTACCGACGCTGGTCGCCGAGCCGGGCGCAGGGCAGGGCATGACGCAGGCGGCGCGCGACGCGCTACGCAAGGTCGATACGGTACTGTCTGAGAACTCGGGGGCGCTGAAAGACACGATCACTAACTTGAAGGTGTTCTCGGAGGGCCTGGCCCGCAACACCGGCAAGCTCGACGGGATCGTCGCCGGACTCGAGCGCATGACCGGGGCGACCGCCCCGCCGCCGAAGATCACCTATGATCTGCGCGCGCTGCAGAGCTCGGGCGCGGCAAGCAAGGTCATCAATGTACAGTGGGCGATTCCGGAGCCGACGGCGGTTGCGATGCTGGAGACGCAGCGCTTCCTGTTCTCGCCGGCGCAGGAATTCCCCGGATTTGCAGAGGCGATGTGGGCCGATGCGCTGCCGAAATTGATTCAGGCGCGGCTGATCGAGAGTTTTGAGAACTACGACATCGCGCATGCGCCGCTGCGCATGGCCGATGTCGGGCAGATCGAATTCCAGTTGCTGATCGATGTCAGGCGGTTCCGCATCGCCATCGAGTCGGGCCCTGTCGCCGAAATCGGATTGTCGGCCAGGATCGTCGACAAGAACGGCAAGGTGGTCGCTTCGCGGCTGTTCGAGGAAAACGAGAAGTTCGCTACCGTCACGCCGCCCGAGGCTGTCACTGCATTCAGCGCGGCGTTCGGGCGAATCGCAAATGACATGATCGCCTGGACGGTACAGACGTATTAG
- a CDS encoding c-type cytochrome: MIGRSLMPLAFTLATLMPAAAASPQEQRGKTFALNNCAKCHSIDKVTPSPLKIAPPFRTLHKRYPIETLGEALAEGIYTGHPTMPTFQLEPDQIGDLLSYLKTLE; the protein is encoded by the coding sequence ATGATCGGACGATCTCTGATGCCGCTGGCGTTCACACTCGCCACCCTGATGCCGGCCGCGGCGGCTTCGCCACAGGAGCAGCGCGGCAAGACCTTCGCGCTGAACAACTGCGCGAAGTGCCACTCGATCGACAAGGTCACGCCGAGCCCGCTCAAGATCGCGCCACCGTTCCGGACGCTGCACAAGCGTTATCCGATCGAGACTCTCGGAGAGGCACTGGCCGAAGGCATCTATACCGGCCATCCGACAATGCCGACCTTCCAACTCGAGCCGGACCAGATCGGCGACCTGTTATCGTACCTGAAGACCCTCGAGTAG